In a single window of the Gossypium hirsutum isolate 1008001.06 chromosome A13, Gossypium_hirsutum_v2.1, whole genome shotgun sequence genome:
- the LOC107937196 gene encoding ethanolamine-phosphate cytidylyltransferase, producing the protein MAMEYESNNWIWEWMYNTPHLFGGLMLTAALLGFSTSYFGGIGNFPVSYAWSNLGFLLKKKRDKRRVRVYMDGCFDLMHYGHANALRQAKALGDELVVGVVSDEEIIANKGPPILSMEERLALVSGLKWVDQVIANAPYAITEEFMNSLFNEHKIDYVIHGDDPCLLPDGSDAYALAKIAGRYKQIKRTEGVSSTDIVGRILSSVNDNKGVGDNNSTLSRVDSGRRRQLQRGQLSQFLPTSRRIVQFSNGKGPGPNARIVYIDGAFDLFHAGHVEILKKARQLGDFLLVGIYPDYIVSEQRGMPYPVMHLLERTLSVLACRYVDEVIIGAPWEVTKDMITTFNISLVVHGTVAESNSSLPGETDPYAIPKSMGIFRLLESPKSITTSSVAQRIVTNHEVYMKRNAKKLQSEKKYYEEKAYVAGD; encoded by the exons atgGCAATGGAATATGAAAGTAACAATTGGATTTGGGAATGGATGTATAACACACCGCATCTGTTTGGCGGATTAATGCTAACGGCAGCTTTGCTTGGGTTTTCAACTTCTTATTTTGGTGGGATTGGGAATTTCCCAGTGTCTTATGCTTGGTCAAATTTAGGGTTCTTACTCAAGAAGAAGAGGGACAAGAGGCGCGTACGGGTTTACATGGATGGATGCTTTGATCTCATGCATTATGGTCATGCCAATGCTTTGAGGCAAGCTAAAGCTTTAGGAGATGAATTAGTGGTGGGTGTTGTGAGTGATGAGGAGATTATCGCTAATAAAGGACCTCCTATTCTATCCATGGAAGAGAG GCTGGCACTTGTTAGTGGATTAAAGTGGGTGGATCAAGTAATAGCAAATGCTCCTTATGCAATTACTGAGGAATTCATGAACAGTCTGTTCAATGAGCATAAGATTGACTACGTAATACATGGTGATGATCCATGCCTTCTCCCTGATGGAAGTGATGCTTATGCCTTGGCAAAGATAGCTGGCCGCTACAAGCAGATTAAGCGCACTGAAGGTGTTTCTAGCACGGATATTGTAG GAAGGATACTTTCATCTGTAAATGATAATAAAGGTGTTGGAGATAATAATAGCACACTTTCGAGGGTAGATTCTGGCAGAAGGCGTCAATTACAAAGGGGTCAGCTTTCTCAATTTCTACCAACATCTCGGAGGATTGTACAATTCTCAAATGGCAAG GGACCTGGACCAAATGCTCGCATTGTCTACATTGATGGGGCATTCGATCTCTTTCATGCTGGGCATGTGGAG ATCCTCAAGAAGGCAAGGCAGCTTGGAGACTTTTTGTTAGTTGGTATCTACCCTGACTATATTGTGAG TGAGCAGAGGGGAATGCCGTACCCAGTTATGCATTTACTTGAGCGCACTCTTAGTGTGTTAGCTTGCCGTTATGTTGATGAAGTTATCATCGGTGCACCTTGGGAAGTTACAAAGGACATG ATTACAACTTTCAACATTTCTTTGGTTGTGCACGGGACAGTTGCGGAGAGCAACTCTTCATTGCCT GGTGAAACTGATCCATATGCAATTCCTAAGAGCATGGGAATTTTCCGGTTGCTTGAAAGCCCTAAAAGTATAACCACAAGCTCTGTAGCCCAAAGGATAGTCACCAATCATGAGGTTTACATG AAACGCAACGCCAAGAAGTTGCAAAGCGAAAAGAAATACTACGAAGAGAAGGCATATGTTGCAGGGGactag
- the LOC121203563 gene encoding RING-H2 finger protein ATL43, with amino-acid sequence MGLSYPSLPFFLPILFFIPLLFADNYTNYYNTNNNNNGNTNFSTNPLPSPSQTRPNSSSPFKPSTAVVAFVAILTTLFAIIFLLLLYSKHCGGNNDNSNYNTTNPFSYSSSLVTTGRNSGINRVVVESLPLFRFSSLSGHKNGLECAVCLTRFEPDELLRLLPKCKHAFHAECVDTWLDAHSTCPLCRYRVDPEDILLISDQDPTTIASASSSNRFEPTESDRTRRVSGRHSYAAGERTAAATVGSYRKDGMLLKRMEHRIIVSGTGTGSGYQQRWSDVQPSDLLYLRSEMIISQSRRLRIGGALVAETGNDDNNKNGNGKSEEERCRSR; translated from the coding sequence ATGGGTCTTTCCTATCCTTCACTCCCATTTTTTCTTCCCATTTTGTTCTTCATTCCCCTTTTATTTGCAGATAATTACACCAATTATTATAAcactaacaacaacaacaatgggAACACTAATTTTAGCACAAATCCATTACCATCTCCATCTCAAACAAGACCAAATTCTTCTTCTCCGTTCAAACCAAGTACCGCAGTTGTAGCATTCGTCGCTATTTTGACTACCTTGTTTGCTATCATCTTCCTTTTGTTACTCTATTCTAAACATTGTGGGGGTAACAATGACAATAGTAATTATAATACTACTAACCCGTTTAGTTACAGTTCATCGTTGGTCACCACCGGGAGGAATTCGGGGATCAACAGAGTGGTGGTGGAATCGCTTCCGTTATTCCGGTTCAGCTCACTGAGTGGTCATAAAAACGGTCTCGAATGTGCCGTTTGTTTAACCAGGTTCGAACCCGATGAACTCCTTCGTCTCTTACCTAAGTGTAAACACGCGTTCCATGCCGAGTGTGTTGATACTTGGCTCGATGCTCATTCAACTTGTCCTCTTTGTCGTTACCGAGTTGACCCAGAAGACATACTCTTAATATCAGACCAAGATCCAACCACCATTGCCTCTGCTTCATCTTCGAATCGTTTTGAACCCACTGAGTCAGACCGGACGAGACGAGTATCAGGGCGGCACTCATACGCCGCCGGAGAACGGACAGCGGCGGCGACGGTGGGGAGTTACAGGAAAGACGGGATGCTATTGAAGAGAATGGAGCATAGGATTATAGTATCGGGTACGGGTACGGGGAGTGGGTACCAACAAAGATGGAGCGACGTACAACCGTCGGATCTGTTATATCTACGGTCGGAAATGATTATAAGTCAGAGCCGTAGATTAAGAATAGGAGGAGCATTGGTTGCAGAGACAggaaatgatgataataataaaaatggaaatggaaaatcAGAAGAAGAAAGGTGCAGAAGCAGGTGA